Proteins encoded by one window of Cyclobacteriaceae bacterium:
- the dxs gene encoding 1-deoxy-D-xylulose-5-phosphate synthase, translating to MLITPGPLLAKINSPDDVKKLDQAQLVQLCDELRHFIIDNVSVYGGHFGASLGVVELTAALHYVFNTPSDQLVWDVGHQAYGHKILTGRKNVFHTNRFYGGISGFPKRSESEYDAFGVGHSSTSVSAALGMAVASKYLKEEDKHHIAVIGDGALTGGIAFEGLNHAGVSNANLLIILNDNCMSIDPNVGALKDYLTDITTSKTYNKLKDEVWNLLGKLSSFGKNAQEIVSKIENGIKSTVLSQSNFFESLNLRYFGPVDGHDVNHLVSILNDLKSIKGPKILHCVTVKGKGYAPAESGNATTWHAPGTFDKITGEIHKKVYDKPQAPKYQDVFGHTLVELAKQNDKIVGITPAMPSGSSMNIMMKEMPDRAFDVGIAEQHAVTFSAGLATQGIIPFCNIYSSFMQRAYDQVVHDVCIQNLPVNFCLDRAGFAGADGPTHHGAYDIAYFRCVPNMIVSAPMNEQELRNLMYTASLPRTKTAFSIRYPRGQGVMPNWRTPFEAIEIGTGRVIREGEEVAILTLGHIGNYAVEVSERLEKKGISIGHYDMRFVKPLDEKLLHKIFASYKKIITVEDGCIQGGFGSAVLEFMADHNYHAEVRRLGIPDRVVEHGEQSELHHECGFDAEHIEKAVHEMLELVHKPA from the coding sequence CATCATTGACAACGTGTCTGTTTATGGAGGGCATTTCGGGGCAAGCCTGGGCGTAGTTGAGCTTACGGCTGCGCTGCACTATGTTTTTAATACACCCAGCGATCAATTGGTTTGGGATGTAGGCCACCAGGCTTACGGCCACAAAATTCTAACAGGCCGGAAAAATGTGTTTCATACCAATCGTTTTTATGGAGGTATTTCTGGCTTTCCCAAGCGAAGCGAAAGTGAATACGATGCGTTTGGTGTGGGGCACTCCTCTACCTCTGTATCGGCAGCGTTGGGTATGGCGGTAGCATCAAAATATTTGAAAGAAGAGGATAAGCATCACATTGCCGTAATCGGAGATGGAGCCCTTACAGGCGGTATTGCTTTTGAAGGATTAAATCATGCGGGTGTTTCAAATGCCAACTTGTTGATTATCCTGAACGATAACTGCATGTCGATTGACCCGAATGTGGGTGCGCTAAAAGATTACCTGACTGACATCACCACGTCCAAGACATACAACAAACTTAAGGATGAGGTGTGGAACCTGCTGGGCAAACTGTCATCGTTTGGTAAAAACGCACAGGAGATTGTTTCGAAGATTGAGAATGGGATAAAGTCAACTGTACTGAGTCAAAGCAACTTTTTTGAATCACTTAACCTGCGATACTTTGGTCCGGTTGATGGTCACGATGTGAATCATTTGGTGAGTATTCTGAACGATTTGAAGTCGATTAAGGGGCCTAAAATTTTGCACTGCGTTACTGTTAAGGGCAAGGGCTATGCCCCGGCTGAATCGGGTAACGCTACCACATGGCATGCACCTGGTACGTTCGATAAGATTACGGGCGAGATACATAAAAAGGTGTACGACAAGCCGCAGGCGCCCAAGTACCAGGATGTATTTGGTCACACACTTGTCGAGCTTGCTAAACAAAATGATAAAATTGTTGGGATAACACCCGCCATGCCTTCCGGCTCTTCCATGAACATTATGATGAAAGAAATGCCGGATAGGGCTTTTGATGTGGGCATTGCCGAACAGCATGCCGTTACATTCTCGGCTGGTTTGGCAACACAAGGCATCATTCCGTTCTGTAACATTTACAGTTCATTCATGCAACGCGCCTATGATCAGGTAGTGCATGATGTGTGTATCCAGAATCTTCCGGTGAATTTCTGTCTTGACCGCGCAGGTTTTGCTGGTGCCGATGGACCAACGCACCACGGTGCATACGACATTGCTTACTTCCGTTGTGTGCCCAACATGATTGTATCGGCTCCGATGAATGAGCAGGAGCTTCGCAACCTGATGTATACGGCATCGTTGCCCAGAACAAAAACGGCTTTCTCTATTCGCTATCCGCGTGGACAGGGCGTGATGCCCAACTGGCGAACACCATTTGAAGCAATCGAAATTGGTACAGGAAGAGTAATTCGCGAAGGCGAAGAGGTTGCCATCCTGACCCTTGGTCATATCGGAAATTATGCCGTTGAGGTTAGCGAGCGATTGGAGAAAAAAGGAATCTCCATTGGGCATTATGATATGCGGTTCGTAAAACCGCTGGATGAAAAATTGCTGCACAAGATTTTCGCATCATACAAGAAAATCATTACGGTGGAAGATGGCTGCATTCAGGGAGGCTTTGGTAGTGCAGTTCTGGAATTTATGGCCGATCATAACTATCATGCTGAAGTAAGACGACTCGGTATTCCTGACCGTGTAGTGGAGCATGGCGAACAATCCGAGTTGCATCATGAATGCGGCTTTGATGCTGAGCATATCGAAAAGGCCGTGCATGAAATGCTTGAACTGGTGCATAAACCAGCCTGA